In a single window of the Desulfovibrio mangrovi genome:
- a CDS encoding ABC transporter ATP-binding protein: MSTPLLEIKDLKTHFFTRAGVARAVDGVSLTVNKGEVIGIVGESGSGKSVMGFSIMGLVDPPGRVVSGSIRFKGRELLEQTPKQWRSFRGSEVSMIFQDPMMTLNPVLRIDTQMIEAVRAHENVSKEEARRRSVEALAMVGIPSPEERIKAYPHQFSGGMRQRVAIATGLLNRPDLIIADEPTTALDVTIQSQILAEMQQLCRKTGMALMWITHDLTVIAGLAHRVAVMYAGRIIEEGKVTEVLDSPLHPYTEGLVGSVPSRNHRGEALYQIPGMTPSLINLPEGCAFRLRCPKATDACLQEPPMTEVSATRRVRCFHPNL; encoded by the coding sequence ATGAGTACGCCCCTTCTTGAAATCAAGGACCTCAAGACCCATTTCTTCACCCGTGCCGGTGTGGCCAGGGCCGTGGACGGCGTATCGCTGACCGTGAACAAGGGTGAGGTTATCGGCATTGTAGGTGAATCCGGCAGCGGCAAGTCCGTCATGGGCTTTTCCATCATGGGCCTTGTCGATCCCCCCGGCAGGGTGGTGAGCGGCAGCATCCGCTTCAAGGGCCGCGAACTGCTGGAGCAGACGCCCAAGCAGTGGCGCAGCTTCCGCGGTTCCGAAGTGTCTATGATCTTTCAGGATCCCATGATGACCCTGAACCCCGTGCTGCGTATCGACACCCAGATGATCGAGGCTGTCCGCGCGCACGAGAATGTTTCCAAGGAAGAGGCGCGCAGGCGTTCCGTGGAAGCGCTGGCCATGGTGGGCATTCCCTCTCCGGAAGAACGCATCAAGGCATATCCGCATCAATTCTCTGGCGGCATGCGCCAGCGTGTGGCCATTGCCACTGGTCTGCTGAACCGTCCGGATCTGATTATCGCTGACGAGCCGACCACGGCCCTGGACGTGACCATTCAGAGCCAGATTCTTGCCGAGATGCAGCAGCTTTGCCGCAAGACCGGCATGGCCCTGATGTGGATCACCCATGACCTGACCGTCATCGCGGGCCTCGCGCATCGTGTGGCGGTTATGTATGCGGGGCGTATCATTGAGGAAGGCAAGGTGACCGAGGTGCTGGATAGTCCCCTGCACCCGTACACCGAAGGTCTGGTCGGTTCCGTGCCCAGCCGCAACCATCGCGGCGAGGCGCTGTATCAGATCCCGGGCATGACGCCGTCTCTCATCAACCTGCCGGAGGGCTGTGCCTTCCGTCTGCGTTGTCCCAAGGCAACAGACGCCTGTCTGCAGGAACCGCCGATGACGGAAGTTTCTGCAACGCGCCGTGTGCGCTGCTTCCATCCCAACTTATGA
- a CDS encoding ABC transporter ATP-binding protein → MSELKTPYLRCENVSRVFTKKLDFAGRIARSLGSKLREERVQAVDSVNLSVMQGEVIGLVGESGCGKSTLGRMLCGILPRSGGSIYYKGTDVDQLHGKAAKEYAVNVQMIFQDPFASLNPRMRVRKIIGEAPLYHGLTTSKELDAYLDEVMLRCGLDPSYKNRYPHQFSGGQRQRIGIARAMAVQPECLVCDESVAALDVSIQAQILNLFMQLRRELNLTCVFISHDLGVVEHISDRIAVMYLGRIVEIAPVDALFDDPFHPYTKALLNEVPRLDRRGVDFTPLEGEIPSPLDPPSGCHFHPRCPQVMDICRRERPEDVEIAPGRRTCCHLATMK, encoded by the coding sequence ATGAGCGAATTGAAAACTCCCTATCTCCGCTGCGAGAATGTCAGCCGTGTTTTTACCAAGAAGCTGGATTTCGCTGGACGCATAGCCCGCTCCCTCGGCTCCAAGCTGCGGGAAGAGCGGGTTCAGGCTGTGGATTCCGTCAACCTTTCCGTTATGCAGGGCGAAGTGATCGGCCTTGTGGGCGAGTCCGGTTGCGGCAAGTCCACTCTCGGACGCATGCTTTGCGGCATTCTGCCCCGTAGCGGCGGAAGCATCTATTACAAGGGCACGGATGTAGATCAACTGCATGGCAAGGCGGCCAAGGAATATGCCGTGAACGTGCAGATGATCTTTCAGGACCCCTTTGCCTCGCTGAACCCCCGCATGCGGGTGCGCAAGATCATCGGGGAAGCACCGTTGTACCACGGTCTGACCACCTCCAAGGAGCTGGATGCCTATCTGGACGAGGTCATGCTGCGCTGCGGGCTGGACCCCAGCTACAAGAACCGTTATCCGCACCAGTTCTCCGGCGGTCAGCGCCAGCGCATAGGCATTGCCCGCGCCATGGCCGTGCAGCCGGAATGCCTTGTGTGCGACGAATCCGTTGCGGCGCTGGACGTGTCCATTCAGGCCCAGATTCTGAACCTGTTCATGCAACTGCGCCGCGAACTGAACCTGACCTGCGTTTTCATCAGCCATGACCTTGGCGTGGTGGAGCACATTTCAGACCGGATCGCGGTGATGTACCTCGGACGCATCGTGGAAATCGCACCGGTGGACGCGCTTTTTGATGATCCGTTCCATCCCTACACCAAGGCGCTGCTGAACGAAGTGCCCCGCCTTGACCGCCGTGGCGTGGACTTTACCCCGCTGGAGGGCGAAATCCCCTCGCCGCTGGACCCGCCGTCCGGCTGTCACTTCCATCCGCGTTGTCCGCAGGTGATGGACATCTGCAGGCGTGAGCGCCCCGAAGACGTGGAAATTGCCCCGGGCAGGCGCACCTGCTGCCACCTTGCGACGATGAAGTAA
- a CDS encoding HIT family protein, with product MPAPTDDSADCIFCKIIASASPVAEHGACFAFHDKYPVTDGHLLIVPKRHAPDYFSLTADEKKDADYLLHQLREAIQQEDPSVTGFNIGINNGFDAGQTVFHCHIHLIPRRKGDCENPRGGVRGVIPGKRGY from the coding sequence ATGCCAGCCCCTACTGACGATTCAGCAGATTGTATATTCTGCAAGATCATCGCCTCCGCTTCACCCGTTGCCGAACATGGAGCTTGCTTCGCCTTCCACGACAAGTATCCGGTAACGGATGGTCACCTGCTCATCGTTCCCAAGCGCCATGCTCCGGACTATTTTTCGCTCACAGCCGATGAAAAGAAAGACGCGGACTATCTGCTGCACCAATTGAGGGAAGCTATTCAACAGGAGGACCCGTCCGTCACAGGCTTCAATATCGGCATCAACAATGGATTCGATGCCGGACAGACCGTCTTTCACTGTCACATCCATCTCATTCCGCGGCGGAAAGGCGATTGCGAGAATCCGCGCGGGGGCGTGCGCGGGGTTATTCCGGGGAAACGAGGGTACTAG
- a CDS encoding DUF697 domain-containing protein, producing the protein MRSVIKRICITAGVVLLSLFGVYLLGAVSVLADLVARIHPELAPWAVFLCLVLIAYAVWRAATPFFRPHALMLSATPDEAELEAYKKELLGRLRTNDFLREQGVSLESEEDVQNALVLLQLKANEDIRKTAKQVFTGTAVSQNGKLDSLIVLTLLARLIWRISALYNQRPAPSELLSLYSNVAVTSFLAAGIEDLGGEEAMGSIIGPAVASSALGALPGAEAVATAVTASLVDGSANALLTLRTGILARNYLSGSLSAHGGNRRAATAEALSMLADISGETIKAVLSKTGQAAAQVCGKKIGDAVSAGARTARKAAEGVVDGVGGAARTVGTGVGGAAKAVGTGVGGAARAVGAGVRSAIETAGTGVNEGACVIRNGAVGAAATVGNSASVFGKSVAKGALGSARSIGSGVKEGGRVASGLWSRAGIQSSKIWRRIRRSR; encoded by the coding sequence ATGCGTTCAGTCATAAAACGGATTTGTATCACTGCAGGTGTTGTGCTGCTTTCCCTGTTTGGCGTCTATCTTTTGGGAGCCGTCTCCGTTCTGGCAGATCTGGTTGCACGTATTCATCCTGAGCTGGCCCCGTGGGCCGTATTTTTGTGCCTCGTGCTTATCGCATATGCCGTATGGCGGGCTGCGACACCTTTTTTCAGGCCGCATGCCCTGATGCTTTCTGCAACCCCTGACGAGGCGGAACTTGAGGCATATAAAAAGGAACTGCTGGGGCGTTTGCGTACGAATGACTTTCTGCGGGAGCAGGGCGTCTCGCTGGAAAGCGAAGAGGATGTGCAAAATGCTCTGGTGTTGCTGCAACTAAAGGCCAATGAAGATATCCGGAAGACGGCAAAGCAGGTTTTTACGGGCACCGCTGTCTCGCAGAACGGTAAGCTGGACTCTTTGATCGTGCTGACTCTGCTGGCACGGCTCATCTGGCGGATATCCGCGTTGTATAATCAGCGACCGGCACCTTCCGAACTGCTGTCATTATATTCCAATGTGGCTGTTACGTCCTTTCTTGCTGCCGGTATTGAAGATCTTGGGGGTGAAGAAGCCATGGGCAGCATCATCGGTCCTGCCGTGGCCTCATCTGCGTTAGGGGCACTGCCCGGCGCAGAAGCCGTTGCTACAGCGGTGACAGCTTCGCTGGTTGATGGTTCTGCAAATGCTTTGCTGACGCTTCGTACAGGTATTCTGGCACGGAATTATCTTTCGGGCTCACTGTCTGCGCATGGAGGCAACAGGCGAGCTGCAACGGCAGAGGCGCTTTCAATGCTGGCCGATATCTCCGGCGAAACCATCAAGGCAGTCCTTTCCAAAACAGGTCAGGCTGCTGCTCAGGTTTGCGGTAAAAAGATCGGTGATGCCGTCAGCGCAGGTGCGAGGACAGCACGAAAGGCGGCAGAAGGTGTTGTCGACGGTGTCGGCGGCGCGGCCCGCACTGTGGGCACTGGAGTAGGGGGCGCTGCAAAGGCTGTGGGGACCGGCGTTGGTGGTGCCGCTCGCGCGGTGGGGGCCGGTGTACGCTCTGCGATTGAAACCGCTGGAACCGGCGTGAATGAGGGAGCTTGTGTCATACGTAACGGCGCTGTGGGAGCCGCTGCTACCGTGGGGAACTCCGCCTCAGTCTTTGGTAAGTCTGTGGCAAAAGGAGCGCTCGGTTCTGCACGGAGTATCGGTAGCGGTGTAAAGGAAGGCGGCCGAGTTGCATCCGGCTTGTGGAGCCGTGCCGGAATTCAGTCATCGAAAATTTGGCGACGAATTAGACGTTCGCGGTAA
- a CDS encoding universal stress protein, producing the protein MFKKILLAISPSVQTQSAPKAAFDIARRCGAELVIFHSHPLPKDSWINMADLISEEQLVSAIAKRIEEVYADDLKTLPGYSIRVSTRSVAEEVSPLVCKEKVDLIVMGHHTSDERRKKKMWGMVDTHVERVCNEATCPVMVVTNEASSIAAGVKRIAVATDFSTPSEYALRFAAWLAAECGAKLDIFHVLDVGLCYPNPEYYQQDMEVFVAKAKKKMEQKYARFLNGLEYEFQAWEGAPFVEVLKFARWNKSDLLVMAHHSSIKDSHRALIGSTVIQVALSPGCPAIIVNYHPKVCM; encoded by the coding sequence ATGTTTAAGAAGATATTGCTTGCCATATCGCCCAGTGTCCAGACGCAGAGTGCGCCGAAGGCGGCGTTCGACATCGCCAGACGATGCGGCGCGGAGCTTGTCATCTTCCACTCGCACCCGCTGCCCAAGGATTCGTGGATCAACATGGCTGACCTGATATCGGAGGAGCAACTTGTATCGGCCATAGCCAAGCGCATTGAGGAGGTTTACGCCGACGATCTGAAAACCCTGCCGGGTTACTCCATCCGTGTTTCCACGCGCTCTGTCGCAGAGGAGGTTTCGCCGCTGGTCTGCAAGGAGAAGGTGGATCTCATCGTCATGGGGCACCACACCAGTGACGAACGGCGTAAAAAGAAAATGTGGGGCATGGTTGATACGCATGTTGAAAGGGTCTGCAACGAGGCGACATGTCCGGTGATGGTGGTGACCAACGAGGCTTCCAGCATCGCCGCGGGCGTAAAGCGCATAGCCGTGGCAACGGACTTTTCCACACCGTCCGAATACGCCCTGCGCTTTGCTGCTTGGCTCGCCGCAGAGTGCGGCGCTAAGCTGGACATCTTCCACGTGCTGGACGTGGGCCTCTGCTACCCCAATCCGGAATACTATCAACAGGACATGGAAGTATTCGTAGCCAAGGCCAAGAAAAAGATGGAGCAGAAGTACGCCCGGTTCCTGAACGGGCTTGAATATGAGTTCCAAGCGTGGGAAGGTGCTCCGTTCGTGGAAGTGCTTAAGTTCGCCCGGTGGAACAAGTCCGACTTGCTCGTCATGGCGCACCACTCGTCCATCAAGGACTCCCATAGGGCACTCATCGGCTCCACCGTGATTCAGGTGGCACTCTCTCCGGGGTGTCCGGCGATCATCGTGAACTATCACCCCAAGGTCTGCATGTAA